From the genome of Amia ocellicauda isolate fAmiCal2 chromosome 14, fAmiCal2.hap1, whole genome shotgun sequence, one region includes:
- the LOC136767672 gene encoding uncharacterized protein LOC136767672 → MAAQQLVEDVFLNYGKEFLSFSCDKMLEMVTLALNGEQNVKGKFAKEELKKVMDRLEVIYEEIGMEAKKSYMDVRFFQVEQNLINQFRKYMEFLYASPETKDTRKDLFLTHFSEVQGEKNLHTLYDNLGSILDTVLQYENKSRKPLEEYCKGMEKLFSVGIIALLGHAALKGDLKESLLKEWGEKMKVVQVRLNAVVEDCINSFPEQAKIDTGKMMKSKGNKTNQQLANQVLEFLRNKYYWVSWSVRIFNTPNKFHYFQGESMFKLPEEDSNINVVVSYSASQEPVKKVKIRELIEEKSKLESLAEKLSSNLSPSVIHIIKNPKDLAYSWSFTDELQYIEHHDKVFVCIHATHQPTVSTKSSSVRGGKIQ, encoded by the coding sequence ATGGCCGCACAACAACTAGTGGAAGATGTGTTTCTAAACTATGGCAAAGAGTTTTTAAGCTTCAGCTGTGACAAGATGCTGGAGATGGTTACACTGGCCCTGAATGGCGAGCAGAATGTAAAAGGAAAGTTTGCAAAGGAGGAGCTTAAGAAGGTCATGGACAGGCTGGAGGTCATTTATGAGGAGATCGGCATGGAGGCAAAAAAGAGTTACATGGATGTGCGCTTCTTCCAGGTGGAGCAAAATCTGATCAACCAGTTTCGCAAGTACATGGAATTCCTGTACGCCTCACCTGAGACCAAAGACACAAGGAAGGACCTCTTCCTGACACACTTCAGTGAAGTGCAGGGGGAGAAAAACCTCCACACTCTGTATGATAATCTGGGTTCCATTCTGGACACTGTGCTCCAATATGAGAATAAGAGTCGGAAACCCTTGGAAGAATACTGTAAGGGGATGGAGAAGCTCTTCAGTGTGGGCATCATTGCCTTACTTGGTCATGCTGCCCTGAAGGGGGACCTCAAGGAATCGCTGCTGAAGGAGTGGGGGGAGAAGATGAAGGTGGTGCAGGTGAGGTTGAATGCTGTTGTGGAAGACTGCATCAACAGCTTCCCCGAGCAGGCCAAGATCGACACTGGCAAGATGATGAAGTCCAAGGGAAACAAGACCAACCAGCAACTGGCCAACCAAGTGTTGGAATTCCTCAGGAATAAGTACTACTGGGTCAGCTGGTCTGTGCGTATCTTCAACACCCCAAATAAGTTCCATTACTTTCAAGGGGAAAGTATGTTCAAGTTGCCAGAAGAAGACAGCAACATCAATGTGGTGGTTTCCTACAGTGCCAGTCAGGAGCCAGTCAAAAAGGTTAAGATCAGAGAGCTGATTGAGGAGAAGTCCAAACTGGAATCACTGGCTGAGAAGCTCTCTAGTAATCTGAGCCCCAGTGTCATCCACATCATTAAAAATCCCAAAGATCTCGCCTACTCCTGGAGCTTCACTGATGAGCTGCAGTACATAGAGCATCACGATAAAGTGTTTGTCTGCATTCACGCCACCCATCAACCCACTGTTTCAACTAAATCCAGCAGTGTGAGAGGTGGTaaaatacagtga